Sequence from the Mytilus galloprovincialis chromosome 13, xbMytGall1.hap1.1, whole genome shotgun sequence genome:
gttattccTCATGATCAGGTATGACCATCACCTTCCTAATTACCACcctcctttatcatgtttatgaattatcagtcagagctcagacattaacaataaaatttagaatgagaATTAACAagtctatttttgtttttgacttaaaggagtcaaaacatgtacaataaattcagaaattattgcgaggtttttattattgcgaaaaatgcaacagaaCTTTGTAAAcgcaatgatttaaaaaaatatatgaattaaacaggatttttctcaaaatcgaaataattaaaatcgcatttttaaagtctaaaatgacaaaatcgcaaaaataaatgcacgcaataatttctgaatgtttagactctcattcatatttttctttagaaaacAAAGCAtgcattgtctttcaatgttgtcattatttgatttagatataTATGCATGACccgtgggtcttgaagttaaccaattttgataacttatcgacttgtaggagtcgatatatgcaactttttgattctggtcaattatttcttgcttaacaatatttgacttattaaagtcgtattttgtcttgcattaaagggagacaaatcctaaaacttacaaatttagaccgctatgagtcaaaagcagattcagacttctTTATGTCTAAGCTCTGACTGATTATGTTACTTTTTTATTCCTGGCACTGggttagtccaaataataatgacaGTCAGCCCGGGTACTACATTAATGTACtacttatacaagtaatttttatttacttgaatcattgaataggtaaaaaaaaaaaaaacagcttagTTACATTGTATGTCCCTTAGACTTgcagatttttttacttgtataagtaaaaagtcatcctatcttcttttcttgaattcttaggatttctttgctctaatagaattttaaattgtctgCTCTTTGCAAATGCCTTTACTGATCATTTAGGTGTAATTTTATGGACAATGACAAttccatttgtctgttatcttcccGTCGTtgtcgttaacattttacattttaaacttcttctagagaaccactgaatggaattaaaccaaacatggcatgaatgttccttatgaggtgctgaccatatgttgttactttgtagccgatccatcatccaagatggccgccagcgggggacttagtttaacataggaccctatatgggaaatgcatacaaatgacttcttttagagaaccagtgaatggaatgaaaccaaacatagtatgaatgttccctatgaggtgatgaccaagtgttattactttgtagctgatccatcttCCAAGATGGGCGCCAGTGGAGgtcttagtttaacataggacccaatgcgaaatacatacaaatgttttctttttgagaaccactgaatggaatgaaaccaaacatagcatgaatgttccttattaggtgctgaccaagtgtcgttactttgtagccgatctgtcatacaagatggccaccagtaggggacttagtttaacaggACCATATTGGAAATTCATagaaatgacttcttttagagaaccactgaatggaatgaaaccaaacatagtatgaatgttccttatgaggtgatgaccaagtgttgctactttgtagccgatccaatatccaagatggccaccagtggggtgactttgtttaacataggaacctatgggaaatgcatacaaaagtcttcttctagagaaccactgaattgaatgaaatcaaacatacataAATGTTCCTTTCCTAATGAGGTGGTGGCCAAGTGtttttactttgtagccaaattttatctttttttatatgatttcaaaaacccaagaaGAGTCAGGTGAGCAATTCAGGCTCTTGACAGCCTCTACTTATTTTTGTTGTGACACCTTCCATTTGGACTAATTCACTGGCTATGATtaatcatgaaaatattaaaaatacattaaaatgcattaaaatgtaacaaaattaaaaagTCAATGTTATGTTGGACACAAATTGAAGCCtcggctcacaccaaacagcaagctatgaagtgCCCCAAAAAATGTCTAGTGTTCCAACTGGAAAACCAAAGGCTTTAGAATCTATGTAAATATTGAGAAACCAGAATTACATGGAACTAAATTAATCAGGTTAATCTAACCAAAAGTATGTTAATACCTTTCTATTACAtacttttgttttctttctgGGATCAATATTTTATTGCCAGCTGTGCCATTCATGCGTCTGTAATCATTATCATAAGAATCTGGATTTCGTTTATAGCTGGTCTGTTTGTCATGATCATGTTTTTTGACTCCGACCCCTACTTCGTACAAATGTTTCAATGGCATACGAAGACGACTAACCAAAATATAAACACTCTTTGGCACGcaatttggaaaggaatatgatGTTTTtcaatgcaataaatggattacaAATTTACTTCAGGCGTTCTAATGGAGTAACACACTTATTTTGCCAAAACTAAATGATTTAAATAATGCACGCTTTTGAATCTCGTGGAAGTGATAGATAATGTCTTAATGAAATAACATGCAACCAACTTAAGTCAATGCTTGTTCTTCTTCTATCAGCAAAGAAAAACAATACCGCAACCCGATCTTGATGTAGATAAAGCTAAAAGGCACATGGCGTCAAATTTTTCATAAGAAAAAGGGTATGGCGTCCGGAAAAAAAACACATGGCGTCCGAATTTATAAAGGGCATGGCATTAGGAAAAAAGAGCTAAATTGCTTCAGATAGAACACTATATGACTATTATGACTATTAGAATGGctttaaactcaataaaaaaacgtaGTACATGTAacacaaattaacacacaatgaagataataaatatatttcttgtgaagagctgtctcattggcaagcataccacattttcttttttatattaaatgatgtgaacaaaattttagttTGAAAGCTCTAGTCTGTCTAATTTTTTTACTTTCAGGTTTCATCATTCCAAGATATCTTCATATCTTTGGTTAATATTGGTACTTCTCTATCATCATGACTTGAAGATGGAAAATCGTTTCTAAGGATATAAGTCAGGTAAGTATTAATGATTCTAAAACTAGGAAATACTATTGTAACTGCtcttatttaaagtcataagaaacgagtgaccagTGAAAAAttatgttcttccaattcttgaaccaatgcatacaaataatgaacttagtcttctgtgcacaaatttatcatttttttagtgtaaatttcgtataatcgtcaatattttatttcaataggtctgtgttgttgtgaaaatatggcaggtaattaaagtttgtgttttgaagccgaaggtTAACAAaggtcacctgtttgtcaacaatcgacaaaaaatcaacaaaaaagcatggaaattgagcacgtgtttaacatgtaaattcagataatagtttattttaaggacattcaTGCGTATTGGGATCACCGtgtttttacgagatgggtcacactgaggtcacgtTGCATACGCataatatgtcgggggaattgcttcctggaaggaaacaattaaaataaagtaaacttcttctaaatatgaataaattaaagaattttcttcagaaaaaaagtatatgcacataagttttataatgaaaactatccattgagttataaaaaaacatatgcattatttttttttaatttgaggtttcttatgactttaaagaaTGCAATACTCTCTGCACGTTAAAAAAATCCTTACAACGAGAAGGGGGTCTGTTGTAATGCTAAATTTTGtcccataatcatgataatatagtTTGTCTTTTTTAAGTTATGTTAGTggcatttttttcatttcccaTCAATCATTCCAGTCTTTGAGGacctatttttatacgaccgcaaaatttgaaaaatttttcgtcgtatattgctatcacgttggcgtcgtcgtcgtcgtcgtcgtccgaatacttttagttttcgcactctaactttagtaaaagtgaatggaaatctatgaaattttaacacaaggtttatgaccacaaaaggaaggttggtattgattttgggagttttggtcccaacattttaggaattaggggccaaaaagggcccaaataagcattttcttggttttcacactataactttagtttaagttaatagaaatctatgaaattttgacacaaggtttatgaccacaaaagaacggttgggattgattttgggagttttggtttgaacagtttaggaattaggggccaaaaaagggcccaaataagcattattcttggttttcgcacaataactttagtttaagtaaatagaaatcaatgaaatttaaacacaatgttaatgactacaaaaggaaggttggtattgattttgggagtttaggtcccaacagtttaggaattaggggccaaaaagggacccaaataagcatttttcttggttttcgcaccataacgttagtataagtgaatagaaatctatgaaatttaaacacaaggtttatgaccataaaaggaaggttggtattgattttgggagttttggtcccaacataataaggggcccaaagggtccaaaattaaactttgtttgatttcatcaaaattgaataattggggttctttgatatgccgaatctaactgtcatgactgtgtatgtagattcttaacttttggtcccgttttcaaattggtctacattaaggtccaaagggtccaaaattaaacttagtttgattttgacaaaaaatgaatcagttaggttctttgatatgctgaatctaaaaatgtacttagattcttgattattggcccagttttcaagttggtccaaatcgggtccaaaattaaactatgtttgatttcatcaaaaattgaataaatggggttctttgatataccaaatctaactgtgtatgtagattcttcatttttggtcctgttttcaaattggtctacactaaagtccaaagggtccaaaattaaacttagtctgattttaacaaaaattgaaatcttggggttctttgatatgctgaatccaaaaatgtacttagattttttatttcatgttggtccaaatcaggatctaaaattattatattaagtattgtgcaatagcaagtcttttcaattgcacagtattgcgcaatggcaagaaatatctaattgcacaatattgtgaaatagcaaatttttttttaattagagttatctttctttgtccagaatagtaagcaagaaatatctaattgcaaaatattgtgcaatagcaagatttttttttaattggagttatctttctttgtccagaatcaacttaaatctttgttatatacaatatacaatgtatattcactttttactaccaactgataaattaaaataatctttaccattcagtgataacaagcagtttttttacatcttaatattttatgatgtatttaaatgagtagttattgttgcaaactccattagaaattttaattgagattagttttggaataagggaaagggggatgtgattaaaaaaattgagttcaatttttctcatttgaaatttcataaataaaaaagaaaatttcttcaaacatttttttgagaggattaatattcaacagcatagtgaattgctctaagagaaaacaaaaattttaagttcattagaacacattcattctgtgtcagaaacctatgctgtgtcaactatttaatcacaatccaaatttagagctgaatccagcttgaatgttgtgtccatacttgccccaaccattcagggttcaacctctgcggtcgtataaagctacgccctgcggagcatctggtttgtatTTATTATCAACTTGTTATTGCCCTGaatatgcatggaatatttgccactgaacattaagcaAATAATAATTAATCAACAATCCAACGAATGTGAAAATtttggctatatatatataactgtttttgttattgttaggatgccaaaattgaaaagaaattgcTGGACTCTTCCTTATCACAGAAAACGAAGGGCAATAAAGCAGGTAAATACTCACTAAGATGAGATATTATACATACACTCAGCATGCTCAGTCaggcatttttatgccccatttatgggcattatgttttctggtctgtgcgtccgtctgttcattcgttcgtccgttcgtccgtctgtcccgcttcaggttaaagtttttggtcgaggtagtttttgatgaagttgaagtctaatcaacttgaaacttagtatatatgttctgtatgatatgatctttctaattttaattccaaattagagatttaaccccattttcatggtccactgaacatagaaaatgatagtgcggatggggcatccgtgtactggggacacattcttgttattttctCAATTTAacctgtctctttgacacattcctgaTTTCCATgtgaaatgatttattttaaacaattcaacatgttcaaacgaGAAACCACGCAGACTGAttgatgtacaaaacaaaaaactaaaaacaaatatgatatacagcatcAAATAACAACCCCTTAATTACCAGACTCCTGAAAaggggacaggcacatgcattgGGTGAGGTTAAACAGGTTTGCTCGATGCTGGTGCGAAATCTTGTGTGTCACAttcacccttcaacaatgagttaaactCGTACCAAATAGTATTCTGTAAAAGGTCAGGAAATTACTTTaatatgtaaaacaatattcaaacgaaaaaactaacggcctgatttatgtacaaaacaaaaaacaaatattaaataacaacaaccactgaataacagacgcATGAAaatgggacaggcacatgtatGCAGAATGTGGTAGAATTAAACATGTTTGGTGGTGCTAATTTCTGCGTTTCACATTTACCCTTCAATACTGAGTTTAAATAGTATGCTATAAAAGGCCAGGAAATGACTCctgtaaaacaatattaaaacgagaaaactaacaccGGATTTAAGAAGTAAATagtaaacgaaaaacaaatatgtatacagcAGCAAACTACAAGCACTGAATTTCAGACTCCTGAAGATGGGACAGGCATAAGCAGAATGTggtgggtttaaacatgtttgctgAGGTCAAATCTTCCCCCTAACCTcggggacagtggtgtaacatgtCACTTTTTGTGTgtagcagtacaacataagaaaaacctacaaaaaaagttgaaatggGCTTGgtgtttttacaattttacaattttattgtttattttttgtattttaagcttCAGCATGTAAAGTCAATGAGAAAGAAAGTGTTGGCTTCTACAAAACCAGAGGAGTTTACTGTTGAAGTAGCTGATAGTGGTGTTGTCATAGGAACAGGAACTATTCATGATTCTTATTGGTCAGTTACTATTCCTGAGGGCGGCAATCACTTTAATGGAGATTCGAATAGTTGCACTTCACAAGACATTTTTGAGAATGAACATACTGATTTAGATTTAGAAATTGTTGTTGATGAAAATTCGGCTGAAAAACCTTGTATACAAATAATTGGAGAAGTACagaattgttttgaaaaaatagaTATAGAACATTTAGATGAAAATTTGGCAAAAGAACATGGTATAATAATAGATGGAGAAGAAGAAAACAGTTTTGAAACAATTAAAGATGTTGGAATTGGCAATGAGATGGTTTCATCTGAGAGCAATGAATTATccagagttatttcccctttagCATCATATAATGATAACAATTACAACGCTGTTCAAACTGATTGTTTAAGTAAAACAGTTCAATATGTTGAAATTGGCTCCGAGATGGTATCATCACTAATTGATAACAGTTACAACACTGATCAAACTGGTGGTTTAAGAATAACTGAAAACATAGAAAATAGCTCTGAAACAGTTCAATATATTGAAATCGGCTCTGAGAGGGAGTTATCTAAGAATAATGAATTATACAGAGTTGTTTCCCCTATAACATCTTTAATTAATAACAGTCACAACACTGTTCAAACTGATGGTGTAAGAATAACTAGAAACAAGCAAAATAGTTTTGAAACTGGTCAATATGCTGAACATGTTGAGATTGGGTCTGTTATGGCTTCTTCAGAGAATAATGAATTAAACAATGTTGATTCCCCTTTTCCATCATATAACAGCTACAGTgctgttttatataaaaataacagTTACACCACTGTTCAAACTGACATTAGTCAACAGGATTGCAATGAGTTAGGGGGAGTTATTGCCCCTGTAACATTATATAACAGTAGCAGTTACAGAACTGTTCAAACTGACATTAGTCAGCAGGATTACCATGATGGATCAGAGAGCAATGAGTTGGGGGGTGTTATAGCCCCTGTAACATTATATAACAACAGCAGTTACAGAACTGTTCAAACTGACATTAGTCAACAGGATTGCAATGATGTATCAGAGAGCAATGAGTTAGGGGGAGTTATTGCCCCTGTAACATTATATAACAATAGCAGTTACAACACTGTTCAAACTGAAGCAAGTCAACAGGATTACCATGATGGATCGGACACTGACAGCACCGTATCAAATGATTTTGTCACTGTTAAAGTTGAATTACCTGATGGAACTACAGAATTATTAGAAACTATTCCATATGAAAATTACCCAACAGTTCAGTCTGAACATGCTGATATAGACTTGTATGGTTCACATACTGACAATGTGAACATTCACAATAATAAGATTATGTCCGAGTCAGAATTGTTCAGAATAACACACAATGTGAATGCTATTCCTGATCAGTCAATGCCAGGAACGTCAACTCAATCTTTTATTCGTGATAATGATCAGGTTGAGGGAGGTCAAGACAATTATCAGGAGTGGGATATTGGAATGCTTCCATTTGTTATGGAGACTATGAAGGAACAAGAAAATACACAAAGTAAATGCTaggctttttttttttgattttcaaacatatttttttaaagacatttttattttactatgtgagtttttttttaacaaatcatcAACTAATGCGTTACAGAAGTAATATTAATTGCTTTAAGATGGTAcccaacactacagggagataactctgtaaagtcagctaaacgttttaattacattgtgttgtaatgggaatatgaagcttctcaatgaagtaaactgctatataaccagtgtaatttttctgacaaaccTGTTGGTTCagaatttttagaatttttatatttttattaaagagtcaaagtaaatacattgtcaaaattgtatgaaaattaaacgagccaaataaattttagtgaaagtgttggctACCACTTTAAGATGACATTTTTTAGGTCCTGAAAGTTATCAATATAATAAATGCTCAGAAATTCAAGTCAGaaaatgatgttttaattttattattacgTAATTTGTGCAAGGTTTAGAAATCAAATATCTGTTCTTTCAATAGTTCAAGTCatataaattggagttatcttcttTTATCTAGAAATGTAATTGAATCGAAcacaaccaatgctttatacatgttatagctatggaaccgtagctcttaggtccttatgttatttttttactatttggtccgcaaaatagtcaaaaaataacataaagacctaagagctacggttccacAGCTATACAGgttatacaatgcaatatttgttttaacttaacactgataaattaaagcaatctttacccttcagtgcttacaagcacttttaTTTACTAATGTTTCTGTTGAAGGTTCTATGTACAATGAGCTGTTGTTTTGTTCAATGgatttcctttattttttgtttatatttttcaggtTTACTTGACAAAAATATGCAAAAGGCCAAGAAAAAGAAAGTTCAAGAAGCTAAATTGAAGGCTGGTATATGTAGTTCTAATAGGTGCTGCCCAGGATGTGATACCTTTGGAAATCATGTACGGAAGCCACCAAAAACCAAGAAGACAAAAACTACTAAAATTGATTCAGGTAATTAATGATTTCTTAACTTATTATTTGAGCCATGTCAGATAGAAAACCGCCCTTATGCAAATGcacaaataaatgtacatttaGCATACtgtgattgattttggaacattcaaattaggagataactgtattgtattttaagccccgtcggcatcaattggggatttgatgatcgcaaattaagtttactggcgacgcatTAGCGGAGACAGCTgtaaacgggtatttgcaaccatcaaatcccaattga
This genomic interval carries:
- the LOC143057297 gene encoding uncharacterized protein LOC143057297 isoform X3; this encodes MPKLKRNCWTLPYHRKRRAIKQLQHVKSMRKKVLASTKPEEFTVEVADSGVVIGTGTIHDSYWSVTIPEGGNHFNGDSNSCTSQDIFENEHTDLDLEIVVDENSAEKPCIQIIGEVQNCFEKIDIEHLDENLAKEHGIIIDGEEENSFETIKDVGIGNEMVSSESNELSRVISPLASYNDNNYNAVQTDCLSKTVQYVEIGSEMVSSLIDNSYNTDQTGGLRITENIENSSETVQYIEIGSERELSKNNELYRVVSPITSLINNSHNTVQTDGVRITRNKQNSFETGQYAEHVEIGSVMASSENNELNNVDSPFPSYNSYSAVLYKNNSYTTVQTDISQQDCNELGGVIAPVTLYNSSSYRTVQTDISQQDYHDGSESNELGGVIAPVTLYNNSSYRTVQTDISQQDCNDVSESNELGGVIAPVTLYNNSSYNTVQTEASQQDYHDGSDTDSTVSNDFVTVKVELPDGTTELLETIPYENYPTVQSEHADIDLYGSHTDNVNIHNNKIMSESELFRITHNVNAIPDQSMPGTSTQSFIRDNDQVEGGQDNYQEWDIGMLPFVMETMKEQENTQSLLDKNMQKAKKKKVQEAKLKAGICSSNRCCPGCDTFGNHVRKPPKTKKTKTTKIDSALDEEKSRSPKAYRRKFPMERCDFCPMVFRGAWPKYKKQNHIIAEHCSKDVLEELRKRKKKNEVLSEPKSKFVQYSKKPKYEMIRLDLEFPDYLYGMECIECNKVIREEHFRKFLKCTKCNYSSMCSRAYIEHMINMHGTRNRSSNKYVPCSSRFMECACGFVHIEGNKMAEHLLLCEYNQLSCKIVNSKQISSRREDDPDIDVITIEDYINETSQEIESTEISDDAALQEIPILSKLLHNYKTHKCSKCFIILKKQIEEEKQRQAIQELNEHHNYSKPSCLSLQADSKDVYVWAPRFSSGIPKVVNESLSTNCVISPVSTNREISPLSTNHEISPVIENQALQSVRQCSWSMENCTNSQRRKDLKELIQERQNLEILIRQNWKATKTKRCNVPNNLEHVFGPTPIETINKLSRNNFHNDVDLGILPTPTPKKIITNIIRNTNHNVLERESRRKMADLFTELKHSVKKYSDKKQSIPKIKILQEAEKYIISLTKESSDLEHEKEKLQRQNFLLNENLKHCHSENVITVLPLT
- the LOC143057297 gene encoding uncharacterized protein LOC143057297 isoform X2 yields the protein MPKLKRNCWTLPYHRKRRAIKQLQHVKSMRKKVLASTKPEEFTVEVADSGVVIGTGTIHDSYWSVTIPEGGNHFNGDSNSCTSQDIFENEHTDLDLEIVVDENSAEKPCIQIIGEVQNCFEKIDIEHLDENLAKEHGIIIDGEEENSFETIKDVGIGNEMVSSESNELSRVISPLASYNDNNYNAVQTDCLSKTVQYVEIGSEMVSSLIDNSYNTDQTGGLRITENIENSSETVQYIEIGSERELSKNNELYRVVSPITSLINNSHNTVQTDGVRITRNKQNSFETGQYAEHVEIGSVMASSENNELNNVDSPFPSYNSYSAVLYKNNSYTTVQTDISQQDCNELGGVIAPVTLYNSSSYRTVQTDISQQDYHDGSESNELGGVIAPVTLYNNSSYRTVQTDISQQDCNDVSESNELGGVIAPVTLYNNSSYNTVQTEASQQDYHDGSDTDSTVSNDFVTVKVELPDGTTELLETIPYENYPTVQSEHADIDLYGSHTDNVNIHNNKIMSESELFRITHNVNAIPDQSMPGTSTQSFIRDNDQVEGGQDNYQEWDIGMLPFVMETMKEQENTQSLLDKNMQKAKKKKVQEAKLKAGICSSNRCCPGCDTFGNHVRKPPKTKKTKTTKIDSALDEEKSRSPKAYRRKFPMERCDFCPMVFRGAWPKYKKQNHIIAEHCSKDVLEELRKRKKKNEVLSEPKSKFVQYSKKPKYEMIRLDLEFPDYLYGMECIECNKVIREEHFRKFLKCTKCNYSSMCSRAYIEHMINMHGTRNRSSNKYVPCSSRFMECACGFVHIEGNKMAEHINLCQQGKKSCEVLNIGYSFPAKLKHGKKRGRKPATESLVEDDKLSKEFDTTRMKTENDAGTLDNTPLPKGKALDTCSHASINHNSSPYLTDIQHVRMATEDDSGTLDNIPLQKGNALDIYSITHSSSPYLTDIQHIRKEEQEEELVNSNLNKQASNETSDKDRFLNTNLSIKATQGINGQIVHEQLPHHMLQQSEDEFKKVINYYNPLFYHSYSLPYWCEPEKSKSSIQKDSIFIDKNKSKSYLLNEQNLLIPSPSTHMKDVEITVVTLNQLPKKTKTNASEGDQNGFNQVSIMPKINEKGQLVLAIDKKGSKMTIKDTEDSKKKIIDSEDSKKKKTKVTQGSKKKKTVAILDDPTLLAKAKRLVTCPTIFIGYKG